One stretch of Niallia sp. XMNu-256 DNA includes these proteins:
- the uvrA gene encoding excinuclease ABC subunit UvrA, which translates to MAMDKLVIKGARAHNLKNVDITIPRDKLVVITGLSGSGKSSLAFDTIYAEGQRRYVESLSAYARQFLGQMDKPDVDLIEGLSPAIAIDQKTTSNNPRSTVGTVTEIYDYLRLLLSRVGHPICPTHGIEITSQTIEQMVDRIMEYPERTRIQVLSPIVSGKKGAHVKLLEDIKKQGYVRVRVDGDMFDLGEDIELDKNKKHSIEVVIDRIVVKEGIEPRLADSLESALKLGGGRVLIDVMDQEELLFSEHHSCPICGFAIDSLEPRMFSFNNPFGACSECDGLGAMKEVDVNLVIPDKSLTLRQNAIVPWEGKMSKYYPQLLECICTHYGIDMDIPVEEIPQHQMDKILHGSDGEKILFHYENDYGQVRENFIEFEGVLRNIERRYRDSSSDMIREQMEKYMAERSCKTCKGYRLSKASLAVKIEGRHIGEITELSIEQALSFFNNLILSEKEAQIAKLILREIDQRLRFLTNVGLDYIHLSRSAGTLSGGEAQRIRLATQIGSRLTGVLYILDEPSIGLHQRDNDLLIGSLQSMRDIGNTLIVVEHDEDTMMAADYLIDIGPGAGVHGGQIMASGTPEEVMTNPNSLTGQYLSGKKFIPLPVERKKPDGRFIEIKGAKENNLKNINVKFPLGMFLAVTGVSGSGKSTLVNEILQKTLANKLNRARIQPGAYRSISGLEHLEKVIDIDQTPIGRTPRSNPATYTGVFDDIRDVFSQTNEAKVRGYQKGRFSFNVKGGRCEACRGDGIIKIEMHFLPDVYVPCEICHGKRYNRETLEVRYKGKNISEILDMTVEDALVFFENIPRIKRKLQTLYDVGLGYVKLGQPATTLSGGEAQRVKLASELQRRSNGKTFYILDEPTTGLHADDISRLLVVLQRLVENGDTVLVIEHNLDVIKTADYIVDLGPEGGERGGSIVATGTPEEVAETPGSYTGKYLKRILERDNNRMKQQITVD; encoded by the coding sequence ATGGCGATGGATAAACTAGTAATTAAGGGTGCCAGAGCCCATAATTTAAAAAATGTTGATATCACGATTCCGAGAGATAAGCTTGTTGTAATAACAGGACTTTCCGGTTCAGGGAAGTCCTCCCTTGCGTTTGATACGATTTATGCAGAAGGACAGCGAAGATATGTAGAATCCCTTTCTGCCTATGCACGCCAATTTCTTGGACAAATGGACAAGCCGGATGTTGATCTAATTGAAGGGTTATCACCAGCCATTGCAATTGATCAAAAAACAACCAGCAATAATCCACGCTCAACAGTTGGAACCGTGACAGAAATTTACGATTATTTACGCCTGCTACTTTCGAGGGTTGGACATCCGATTTGCCCGACACATGGAATTGAAATAACCTCACAAACGATTGAGCAAATGGTTGATCGTATCATGGAGTACCCTGAACGTACGAGGATTCAAGTACTTTCTCCGATTGTCTCTGGAAAGAAAGGAGCCCATGTCAAATTACTTGAAGATATAAAAAAACAAGGATATGTCCGTGTCCGAGTTGATGGGGACATGTTTGATCTAGGCGAGGATATTGAACTTGACAAGAATAAGAAGCATTCGATTGAGGTCGTGATTGACCGTATTGTCGTAAAAGAGGGGATAGAACCAAGACTTGCTGATTCACTTGAATCTGCTTTAAAACTAGGTGGAGGACGAGTACTAATAGATGTCATGGATCAAGAAGAACTTCTTTTCAGTGAACATCATTCTTGTCCAATTTGTGGTTTTGCAATAGACTCTCTAGAACCGCGGATGTTTTCTTTCAATAATCCATTCGGAGCTTGTTCGGAATGTGATGGATTAGGAGCTATGAAAGAAGTTGACGTCAATCTGGTTATTCCGGATAAGTCGCTTACTTTAAGACAAAATGCCATTGTTCCATGGGAAGGCAAGATGTCAAAATACTATCCGCAATTACTAGAATGTATATGTACGCATTATGGAATTGATATGGATATCCCTGTTGAGGAGATACCCCAACATCAGATGGATAAAATTTTACATGGTTCAGATGGAGAAAAGATTTTATTCCACTATGAAAATGACTATGGCCAGGTACGAGAAAACTTTATTGAATTTGAGGGAGTTCTTCGTAATATTGAACGACGGTATCGGGATTCAAGCTCAGATATGATCCGTGAGCAGATGGAAAAGTATATGGCTGAACGTTCCTGTAAAACTTGTAAAGGCTATCGACTAAGTAAGGCATCATTGGCAGTTAAGATTGAAGGACGGCATATAGGCGAAATTACTGAGCTTTCAATCGAACAAGCATTATCTTTCTTTAACAACCTGATTTTATCGGAAAAAGAAGCGCAAATTGCCAAATTGATTCTGCGTGAGATTGATCAACGTCTACGTTTTCTAACTAATGTGGGGCTTGATTATATCCATTTAAGTCGATCTGCAGGAACATTGTCTGGTGGTGAAGCCCAGCGGATCCGTTTAGCCACTCAAATTGGTTCTCGTTTAACAGGTGTTCTTTATATTTTAGATGAGCCATCGATCGGACTGCATCAACGTGATAATGACCTATTGATTGGGTCGTTACAAAGTATGCGTGATATTGGTAATACCCTTATCGTTGTTGAACATGATGAAGATACAATGATGGCCGCTGACTATTTAATAGATATTGGTCCAGGTGCAGGCGTTCATGGCGGTCAAATTATGGCATCTGGGACACCAGAAGAGGTCATGACTAATCCGAATTCATTAACAGGTCAATATTTATCGGGGAAAAAGTTTATCCCCCTTCCAGTTGAGAGGAAAAAACCGGATGGACGTTTCATTGAAATTAAAGGGGCAAAGGAAAATAACTTAAAAAATATCAATGTTAAATTTCCACTAGGTATGTTTTTAGCTGTAACAGGAGTATCGGGTTCAGGTAAAAGTACCTTAGTAAATGAAATTTTACAAAAGACATTGGCAAATAAGTTAAACCGTGCACGAATTCAACCTGGTGCTTACCGTTCAATTTCAGGATTAGAGCATTTAGAAAAGGTTATTGATATTGACCAAACCCCTATAGGAAGAACGCCAAGGTCAAATCCTGCAACTTACACAGGAGTATTTGATGATATCCGTGATGTTTTCTCCCAAACAAACGAAGCGAAAGTACGTGGCTACCAAAAAGGCCGTTTTAGCTTTAATGTAAAAGGAGGCCGCTGTGAGGCCTGTCGTGGAGATGGGATTATTAAAATTGAGATGCACTTTTTACCAGATGTTTATGTACCATGTGAAATTTGTCATGGTAAAAGGTACAACCGCGAGACCCTTGAGGTCAGATATAAAGGTAAAAATATTTCTGAGATTTTAGATATGACAGTTGAAGATGCTCTTGTCTTCTTTGAAAATATCCCAAGAATTAAACGTAAATTACAGACTTTATATGATGTTGGTCTTGGTTACGTCAAACTTGGGCAACCAGCTACGACACTATCAGGCGGAGAGGCACAACGTGTCAAATTAGCCTCAGAGCTTCAACGCCGTTCAAATGGAAAAACCTTCTATATATTAGATGAGCCAACTACAGGATTACACGCGGATGATATTTCAAGATTATTAGTTGTTTTACAGCGATTGGTTGAAAATGGGGATACGGTACTAGTCATTGAGCATAATTTAGATGTAATCAAAACAGCAGATTATATTGTGGATCTAGGACCAGAAGGTGGGGAAAGAGGGGGTTCGATTGTCGCAACCGGAACTCCTGAAGAGGTTGCTGAAACGCCTGGTTCCTACACTGGAAAATACTTAAAACGAATCTTAGAACGTGACAACAACCGCATGAAACAACAAATAACGGTAGACTAA
- a CDS encoding DUF4097 domain-containing protein has protein sequence MKEERKRILKMVEEGRLTVDEALTLIEELDKSSQVKQEKQEKLVTELSTVVKSNDQQQRYERKAHETFQTTKDKIFDFVDSAVKKIKEFDLDLNFGKHWEVAHIFQQSDENIKYMDIDIANGHVSVIPWDQTDIRIECEAQVYKGESQDEARNNLLKDVTFEVRGQRLFFTTNQKWIKLKAKVYIPQIEYSQIDIRMFNGSVEGKDLHVNQFKVKTANGKINMGGINGKEVEVETANGGIVFTNSNVAKLEAETLNGGIEVEGDYRKIEVQSFNGDIKAQLQGSACEWLEASTTTGSIECLIPQQYSVNGDLKSNLGNFTVDLEGIQIVEEKSELIQKNLSFKSIQESSHPLRLFADTKTGSIAIRKA, from the coding sequence ATGAAGGAAGAACGTAAACGAATACTGAAAATGGTTGAAGAAGGTAGATTAACGGTTGACGAGGCTCTTACATTAATAGAAGAATTAGATAAATCATCCCAAGTGAAACAAGAAAAGCAAGAGAAATTAGTGACAGAACTTTCGACTGTTGTTAAATCTAATGATCAACAGCAAAGGTATGAAAGAAAAGCGCATGAGACCTTTCAAACGACAAAAGATAAGATTTTTGACTTTGTTGATAGTGCGGTTAAGAAGATTAAAGAGTTTGATCTCGATTTAAATTTTGGAAAGCATTGGGAAGTAGCACATATTTTTCAGCAAAGCGATGAAAATATTAAATATATGGATATAGATATTGCTAATGGTCATGTTTCTGTCATTCCATGGGATCAAACAGACATCCGTATCGAATGCGAAGCGCAAGTCTATAAAGGGGAATCTCAGGACGAAGCAAGAAATAATCTATTAAAAGATGTTACTTTTGAAGTCCGCGGACAGCGTTTATTTTTTACAACTAACCAAAAGTGGATAAAATTAAAAGCGAAAGTTTATATTCCCCAAATCGAATATAGTCAAATCGACATTCGGATGTTTAATGGATCAGTTGAGGGAAAAGATTTACATGTGAATCAATTTAAAGTCAAAACCGCAAACGGAAAAATCAATATGGGCGGAATCAATGGTAAGGAAGTCGAAGTAGAAACCGCAAATGGTGGGATTGTATTTACAAATTCCAATGTAGCGAAATTGGAAGCTGAAACGTTAAATGGCGGGATTGAAGTGGAGGGAGATTACCGTAAGATTGAGGTGCAATCATTTAATGGGGATATTAAGGCCCAATTGCAGGGGAGTGCATGTGAGTGGTTAGAAGCAAGTACAACAACCGGTTCAATTGAGTGTCTGATTCCTCAACAATATTCAGTCAATGGTGATTTGAAATCAAATTTGGGCAATTTTACGGTAGATTTAGAAGGAATTCAAATCGTTGAGGAGAAAAGTGAGCTTATCCAAAAAAATCTCAGCTTTAAATCAATTCAAGAGTCTTCACACCCATTGCGATTATTTGCTGACACAAAAACAGGTTCTATTGCAATCCGAAAAGCATAA
- a CDS encoding phage holin family protein: MKWFLGIVINAVLFMALAGFFQNSIYIEGIWAALGASFVLSVLNIFVKPILIILTLPVTVLSLGLFLFVINALTLLLTDNIMGSAFEIESFGMAFLVAVIMSIVNIIIQNQFTSRKIEKK, translated from the coding sequence ATGAAATGGTTCCTGGGGATTGTGATTAATGCCGTTCTATTTATGGCACTAGCCGGCTTTTTTCAAAACTCTATCTATATTGAAGGAATTTGGGCTGCGTTAGGAGCTAGTTTTGTTCTGTCAGTACTCAATATTTTTGTCAAACCCATCCTAATCATTTTAACATTACCTGTTACCGTTCTTTCATTAGGATTGTTTTTATTTGTCATTAATGCACTGACATTGTTATTAACTGATAATATTATGGGGAGTGCTTTTGAAATTGAAAGCTTTGGAATGGCATTTTTAGTAGCTGTCATCATGTCCATTGTAAATATAATTATTCAAAACCAATTTACATCTAGAAAAATAGAGAAAAAATAA
- the hprK gene encoding HPr(Ser) kinase/phosphatase, with protein sequence MVKVRTKDIIEKFGLELISGEEGINRPITMSDISRPGIEIAGYFDFYPADRIQLIGKTELTFASKLSESERASRMEQLCTDVTPGIVISRDMPVPEELIEPSERESVPIMRTKQNTTKFSGMLTNFLESKLAPTTAIHGVLVDIYGVGVLIMGQSGVGKSETALELVKRGHRLVADDCVEIRQEDENNLIGTAPELIEHLLEIRGLGIIDVMTLFGAGAVLPSKKISLVINLETWDQHKQYDRLGLDEEKIKIIDTDVTKITIPVRPGRNLAVIIEVAAMNFRLKRMGMNAAESFTERLNNVIVENGQEESES encoded by the coding sequence GTGGTTAAAGTACGCACAAAGGATATCATTGAAAAGTTCGGCCTTGAGTTAATAAGTGGGGAAGAAGGCATCAATCGCCCAATCACTATGAGTGATATATCACGACCTGGTATTGAAATTGCAGGATACTTTGATTTTTATCCTGCAGATCGAATTCAATTAATTGGAAAAACAGAGCTTACCTTCGCGTCTAAATTGTCAGAATCTGAACGAGCTTCCCGTATGGAACAACTTTGTACGGATGTAACGCCAGGAATTGTTATTTCGAGAGATATGCCTGTTCCAGAGGAGCTCATTGAGCCATCAGAAAGAGAATCTGTACCGATTATGCGGACAAAGCAAAACACAACGAAGTTTTCAGGGATGCTGACTAATTTTCTAGAAAGTAAGTTAGCACCGACAACAGCCATTCATGGTGTGCTTGTTGATATCTATGGTGTCGGTGTACTTATTATGGGACAAAGTGGGGTCGGAAAAAGCGAAACCGCTCTCGAACTTGTTAAACGTGGTCACCGCCTTGTGGCAGACGATTGTGTGGAAATTCGCCAAGAAGATGAGAATAACTTAATTGGAACTGCACCTGAACTTATCGAGCATTTATTAGAAATTCGTGGACTTGGGATTATTGACGTGATGACGTTATTTGGGGCAGGGGCCGTGCTTCCTAGTAAAAAAATCTCTCTAGTCATTAATCTAGAAACTTGGGATCAACATAAACAGTACGATCGACTTGGATTGGATGAAGAGAAGATTAAAATCATTGATACGGATGTAACAAAGATTACAATCCCCGTACGACCAGGCCGAAATCTAGCGGTTATTATTGAAGTGGCAGCAATGAACTTCCGTTTAAAACGGATGGGGATGAACGCAGCAGAAAGTTTTACGGAAAGGTTGAATAATGTCATTGTTGAAAATGGTCAAGAAGAATCAGAAAGTTAA
- the lgt gene encoding prolipoprotein diacylglyceryl transferase, translated as MEESIQPLDPIALSLGPIQIHWYGVIIGAAIALGLYLAIKESDKRGLEKDLFIDMILWAAPIAILSARAYYVIFEWDYYSQNPSQIIAIWKGGLAIHGALIGSIITAYVFTKKRGTSFWKVADIAAPSLILGQAIGRWGNFMNQEAHGGEVTREFLEGLLLPDWIINQMYINGAYYHPTFLYESLWNLAGFILLILLRRVNLRRGELFLTYLIWYSIGRYFVEGLRTDSLMLTEGIRMAQLISIILIVGAIVVLIYRRVKGYANIGYLDQEAPKKTAKKKKRK; from the coding sequence TTGGAGGAAAGTATTCAACCGCTTGACCCCATTGCCCTTTCCCTTGGCCCGATCCAAATCCACTGGTATGGTGTTATTATTGGAGCGGCCATTGCATTGGGTCTATATTTAGCGATAAAGGAATCAGATAAACGCGGACTTGAAAAGGATTTATTTATAGATATGATTTTGTGGGCTGCTCCCATAGCGATTCTTTCTGCACGTGCTTATTATGTTATCTTCGAATGGGATTATTACTCGCAGAACCCCAGCCAAATTATTGCCATTTGGAAAGGTGGATTAGCCATCCATGGTGCCTTAATTGGTTCGATCATCACAGCCTATGTTTTTACCAAAAAGAGGGGGACTTCCTTCTGGAAAGTAGCTGACATTGCTGCACCCAGTCTCATTTTAGGTCAGGCGATAGGTCGGTGGGGAAATTTTATGAACCAGGAAGCACATGGGGGAGAGGTTACCCGTGAATTTCTAGAAGGTTTATTATTGCCAGACTGGATTATTAACCAAATGTATATCAATGGTGCCTATTACCATCCAACATTTTTATATGAATCGCTTTGGAATTTAGCTGGATTTATTTTGTTAATTTTATTAAGAAGAGTGAACTTACGTCGAGGAGAACTATTTCTAACTTATTTAATTTGGTACTCCATTGGTCGTTACTTTGTCGAAGGCTTAAGAACAGATAGTCTAATGCTTACGGAAGGAATCCGGATGGCACAATTGATATCCATTATTCTTATTGTTGGAGCGATTGTTGTTTTAATTTATCGTCGGGTAAAGGGATATGCAAATATCGGTTATTTAGACCAAGAAGCACCGAAAAAGACAGCGAAGAAAAAGAAGCGTAAATAG
- a CDS encoding nucleoside recognition domain-containing protein, translated as MIHSIKKGLLVGLNVTWLLGKVIFPITLILAILQHTPVLPWLFDLIAPFMSIFGLSGEAAIPLVLGNVLTLYAGIGAILSLDLTVKEVFTIALMLGFAHSMFIESAVVMKVGIKLWVVLLVRYGLAILSGIMVNLFWQGGSQTAQFGLLSNTSQTETVTGWLPITLDALQQAFIGVFQLMLIVIPLMIVIQILKDNRFIDVFSKKMAPITRTLGMSENTSTTLTAGLLFGLSYGAGVMIQASREEGVSKKDLTIAFIFLGACHAVIEDTLIFVPLGIPVLPLLLIRVGIAILLTVIVAILWKKAESARRKEVTYGQKNHNSTI; from the coding sequence ATGATTCATTCAATCAAAAAGGGTCTTTTAGTTGGGCTTAATGTAACTTGGTTACTAGGGAAAGTGATTTTTCCGATCACTTTAATTTTGGCTATATTACAGCACACTCCTGTTTTACCATGGCTCTTTGATCTCATTGCGCCATTTATGAGTATATTTGGATTATCGGGTGAGGCAGCAATCCCACTCGTACTTGGGAATGTGTTAACTTTATACGCTGGGATAGGGGCAATTTTATCGTTAGATTTAACAGTAAAAGAAGTCTTTACGATCGCGTTAATGCTTGGGTTTGCCCACAGTATGTTTATTGAGAGTGCAGTTGTCATGAAGGTTGGTATTAAATTATGGGTGGTTCTCCTCGTCCGATACGGATTAGCTATTCTATCTGGAATTATGGTGAACTTGTTTTGGCAAGGTGGTTCACAGACTGCACAGTTCGGGTTGTTGTCTAACACGTCACAAACAGAAACAGTGACAGGCTGGCTGCCCATTACTTTAGATGCCTTGCAACAAGCATTTATCGGGGTCTTCCAATTAATGCTAATTGTTATTCCCCTTATGATTGTTATTCAAATTCTCAAAGACAACCGTTTTATTGATGTTTTTTCGAAAAAAATGGCACCCATTACTCGTACATTAGGCATGAGTGAAAATACATCTACAACCTTAACAGCAGGTTTACTTTTTGGCTTATCATATGGTGCAGGGGTTATGATTCAAGCGTCAAGAGAAGAAGGCGTTTCGAAAAAAGACTTGACGATTGCGTTTATTTTCCTAGGTGCTTGTCATGCAGTTATTGAGGATACTCTTATATTTGTACCGCTAGGAATCCCTGTTCTCCCACTATTATTGATTCGTGTAGGTATTGCGATTCTGCTAACTGTAATTGTTGCGATCCTATGGAAGAAAGCTGAGAGCGCAAGGAGAAAGGAAGTTACTTATGGACAAAAAAATCACAACTCTACTATTTGA
- the ppaX gene encoding pyrophosphatase PpaX, with the protein MDKKITTLLFDLDGTLIDTNELIITSFLHTLEKYFPRQYQREDVLPFLGPTLDDTFSKLNPEKVDEMCDVYRTFNKETHDSLVEEFPGVYETMKLLKESGFKMGIVTSKMSDVAMMGMKLTKIDRFFDVLIAYDHIENPKPDPESLYKALDVLGSRPDEAIMIGDNGSDILAGKNAGMITIGVAWSIKGREYVNSFEPNYMLEHITDILPIVGVKQK; encoded by the coding sequence ATGGACAAAAAAATCACAACTCTACTATTTGATTTAGATGGTACATTAATTGATACAAATGAATTAATTATTACATCTTTTCTTCATACGTTAGAAAAATATTTTCCACGCCAATATCAACGGGAGGATGTATTGCCGTTCTTGGGGCCGACCCTCGATGATACGTTTTCAAAATTAAATCCCGAAAAAGTAGACGAGATGTGTGATGTGTATCGTACCTTTAATAAGGAGACGCATGATTCATTAGTTGAAGAGTTTCCAGGTGTATATGAAACGATGAAGCTTTTAAAGGAATCGGGCTTTAAGATGGGAATTGTTACATCGAAAATGTCTGATGTTGCTATGATGGGGATGAAATTAACGAAAATTGATCGGTTTTTCGATGTCCTTATCGCGTATGATCATATTGAAAATCCTAAACCAGATCCAGAATCTCTTTATAAGGCACTTGACGTACTTGGTTCAAGGCCAGATGAAGCAATCATGATTGGTGATAATGGTTCAGATATTTTAGCTGGTAAAAATGCAGGGATGATAACGATCGGAGTAGCATGGTCAATTAAAGGCAGAGAGTATGTAAACTCATTTGAGCCAAATTATATGTTAGAACATATTACCGACATCTTACCAATTGTTGGTGTTAAACAAAAATGA
- a CDS encoding acyltransferase, with amino-acid sequence MRKTERFPVEGANSLWHVYKTVPFWKVIKNFIVIQLARYSPSLGFKNWLYRHLLKMKVGEQTSFGLMVMLDIMFPEKISVGRNTVIGYNTTILAHEYLIKEYRLGDVVIGNEVMIGANSTILPGVTIGDGAVVSAGTLVNRDVPPGAFVGGNPMVFIRK; translated from the coding sequence ATGAGAAAAACAGAACGTTTTCCGGTAGAAGGGGCCAATTCTTTATGGCATGTCTATAAAACCGTACCTTTTTGGAAGGTAATTAAGAATTTTATTGTGATTCAGTTGGCACGATACAGTCCATCTCTGGGTTTCAAAAACTGGCTTTACCGGCATTTATTAAAAATGAAAGTGGGCGAGCAAACCTCGTTTGGCTTAATGGTGATGTTAGATATTATGTTTCCAGAAAAGATTAGTGTTGGACGTAATACCGTTATTGGCTATAACACAACAATATTGGCTCATGAATATTTAATTAAAGAATACCGTCTCGGTGACGTCGTAATTGGCAATGAAGTCATGATTGGGGCCAATTCAACGATCCTTCCGGGTGTAACAATTGGCGACGGAGCAGTTGTCTCGGCTGGGACACTTGTCAACCGAGATGTTCCACCAGGTGCTTTCGTCGGCGGGAATCCGATGGTCTTCATTCGGAAATGA
- a CDS encoding ATP phosphoribosyltransferase regulatory subunit, translating to MSRLFMFEKPLGMRDTLPELYEAKHRTRSFISEEMKKWGYQFIETPALEYYETVGTASAILDGQLFKLLDQQGHTLVLRPDMTSPIARVAASKLLKEDLPLRLAYSANVYRAQQREGGRPAEFEQIGVECIGDSTMSADGEGIALLISSLEKAGLQHFQLSVGHIGFIREFFIDILGTEERVKTLTTFLYEKNYVGYREHVKQLPLSSIDKQRLIDFLSLRGGEEVIEAAINLLENNKGIEAIQDLKALWDILKDYGEVGKRVKFDLTLVSHMTYYTGILFEVYADQVGFPIASGGRYDRLLSQFGKETGATGFAIRLDRLLEALDNFEKREPVKCIIFSGERRKEAFQLAAEKRNEGMKVILQDINGVKNIDACTELYEEIIMLVGKAGKESAR from the coding sequence ATGAGTCGTTTATTCATGTTTGAAAAACCATTAGGAATGAGAGATACGTTGCCAGAGTTGTATGAGGCCAAACATCGTACTCGTTCATTTATTAGTGAAGAAATGAAAAAGTGGGGTTACCAATTTATTGAAACTCCTGCACTAGAATACTATGAAACGGTTGGGACGGCTTCAGCCATTTTAGACGGACAACTTTTTAAATTATTGGATCAACAAGGACATACCCTTGTACTTAGACCTGATATGACCTCCCCAATTGCAAGGGTAGCAGCTTCTAAGTTATTAAAGGAAGATTTGCCACTTCGTCTTGCTTATTCTGCAAATGTTTACCGTGCGCAACAACGAGAAGGCGGTCGCCCAGCTGAATTTGAACAAATTGGTGTTGAATGTATTGGCGATAGTACAATGAGTGCAGATGGTGAAGGGATAGCTTTACTGATTTCTTCCCTTGAGAAGGCAGGACTACAACATTTTCAATTATCTGTAGGCCATATTGGGTTTATTCGGGAGTTTTTCATTGATATATTAGGTACGGAAGAACGTGTTAAAACATTAACGACCTTTTTATATGAAAAAAATTATGTTGGGTATCGAGAGCATGTAAAGCAGCTCCCCCTTTCATCAATTGATAAACAGCGATTAATTGATTTCTTAAGCTTAAGAGGTGGAGAGGAAGTTATCGAAGCTGCTATAAATCTGCTTGAGAACAATAAGGGAATAGAAGCCATTCAAGACTTAAAAGCATTATGGGATATTCTTAAAGATTATGGTGAAGTGGGCAAACGTGTTAAGTTCGACTTAACCTTAGTTAGCCATATGACTTATTATACAGGGATTTTATTTGAAGTATATGCAGACCAAGTAGGGTTCCCAATTGCTAGTGGCGGACGCTATGATCGTCTCTTAAGCCAATTTGGAAAAGAAACGGGTGCAACCGGATTTGCCATTCGACTTGACCGTCTTCTTGAGGCACTAGATAACTTTGAGAAACGTGAACCGGTGAAATGCATTATTTTCAGTGGAGAGCGGCGTAAGGAAGCGTTTCAATTAGCAGCTGAAAAGAGAAATGAGGGAATGAAAGTCATTTTACAAGATATCAATGGGGTTAAGAATATTGATGCTTGTACGGAGCTATATGAGGAAATCATAATGTTAGTTGGAAAAGCAGGGAAGGAGTCAGCACGATGA
- the hisG gene encoding ATP phosphoribosyltransferase: MNEPLTIAMPKGRIFEEAAELLREAGFQLPPEFDDSRKLIIDVEEENFRFILAKPMDVPTYVEHGVADLGIAGKDVMLEEERDVYEVLDLKISECHLAVAGLPNTKMNDIAPKIATKYPNVASTYFREQGEQVEIIKLNGSIELAPIIGLADRIVDIVSTGRTLVENGLVEYERIVDITSRLIVNPVSYRMKDERISEIVERIAKVLEAKAAIA, translated from the coding sequence ATGAATGAGCCTTTAACGATTGCAATGCCAAAAGGACGAATTTTTGAGGAAGCAGCCGAATTGCTTCGAGAAGCGGGCTTTCAACTGCCACCAGAGTTCGATGATTCAAGAAAATTAATTATTGATGTGGAAGAAGAGAATTTCCGGTTTATCCTTGCAAAGCCAATGGACGTACCTACCTATGTAGAACATGGTGTTGCAGACCTTGGAATTGCGGGGAAAGACGTAATGCTTGAAGAAGAACGTGACGTTTACGAAGTATTGGACTTGAAAATTAGTGAATGCCATTTGGCGGTTGCAGGATTACCTAACACTAAAATGAACGACATTGCCCCAAAAATTGCAACAAAATATCCAAATGTGGCTTCCACGTACTTCCGTGAGCAAGGAGAACAAGTTGAAATAATTAAATTAAATGGTTCAATTGAGCTTGCCCCGATTATTGGTCTTGCCGACCGGATTGTGGACATTGTATCAACAGGCCGGACGTTAGTTGAAAATGGATTAGTTGAATATGAGCGGATTGTCGATATCACATCCCGTTTAATTGTAAATCCAGTTAGCTATCGGATGAAGGACGAGCGTATTAGTGAAATTGTTGAACGAATTGCAAAAGTTTTAGAGGCAAAGGCTGCCATTGCTTAA